The uncultured Methanobrevibacter sp. genome has a segment encoding these proteins:
- a CDS encoding ABC transporter ATP-binding protein — MNKYGLSFHEANKILVHFEQKEKVKSISKGSLKKQINNSNVRISKPVSNLKNDAKRGLEQESDNRFNEQKNIDNRGEMIDKTNPIDVKKVDGLLEEIIPNYNQQVSVVVDHADLTFEVQTEKIDTLKETFVRALKRDKSKKIKIHAINDISFKIYKGEKVGIIGYNGAGKSTLLNLITGIYSPDKGSITTYGKISPLLSLGAGFDYNFSGRKNILLNGAVLGYDKEYLESKVDEIIEFSELGEYIDIPIKNYSNGMLAKLGFSIATAVNPDILIIDEILGVGDVNFQKKSADKIRSLMDGGTTVLLVSHSIPQIRELCDKAIWIDNGNLREIGEVNKVCDHYLKDAEKASNEQLANIQFK; from the coding sequence ATGAATAAATATGGATTATCATTTCATGAAGCCAATAAAATTTTGGTTCATTTTGAACAAAAAGAAAAAGTGAAAAGTATTTCTAAAGGAAGTTTAAAAAAACAAATTAATAATTCTAATGTCCGGATATCTAAACCGGTTTCAAATCTTAAAAATGATGCAAAAAGAGGTTTAGAACAAGAAAGTGATAATAGGTTTAATGAACAAAAAAATATTGATAATAGAGGAGAAATGATTGATAAAACCAATCCTATCGATGTAAAAAAAGTTGATGGCCTTCTTGAAGAGATTATACCAAATTATAACCAGCAGGTTTCAGTAGTTGTTGATCATGCAGATTTAACTTTTGAAGTTCAAACTGAAAAAATTGACACACTAAAAGAAACATTTGTCCGTGCTTTAAAACGAGATAAATCTAAAAAAATAAAAATTCATGCTATAAATGATATTTCCTTTAAAATTTATAAAGGTGAAAAGGTGGGCATTATTGGGTATAATGGTGCTGGTAAATCTACGTTATTAAATTTAATCACGGGAATTTATTCTCCTGATAAAGGAAGTATAACTACATATGGTAAAATTTCACCGTTATTGTCATTAGGTGCCGGATTTGACTACAACTTTTCAGGAAGGAAAAATATACTTTTAAATGGTGCAGTTTTAGGATATGACAAAGAATACCTTGAATCTAAAGTTGATGAAATAATAGAATTTTCAGAACTTGGTGAATATATAGATATCCCAATTAAAAATTATTCAAATGGTATGCTTGCGAAATTAGGGTTTTCTATTGCTACTGCTGTAAACCCAGATATTTTAATTATTGATGAAATTTTGGGTGTTGGGGATGTTAATTTCCAGAAAAAAAGTGCTGATAAAATAAGATCATTGATGGATGGGGGAACTACAGTGCTGTTAGTATCTCATTCTATCCCTCAAATTCGTGAATTGTGCGATAAGGCTATTTGGATTGATAATGGAAATTTAAGAGAAATTGGGGAAGTAAATAAAGTTTGCGACCATTATCTTAAAGATGCTGAAAAGGCAAGTAATGAGCAGTTAGCAAATATACAGTTTAAATAG
- a CDS encoding ABC transporter permease: MSSIKKNDIFLLEEIVKKNFSSKYKDSVLGILWTILSPLLMMALFTIIFSTIFGGTIDNFAVYFLCGWCLFQFFNSSISSSMNALKGNKPILQRTPAPKYIFVLGSILSEFLNFLIMLILLVVILFITNATFHFPIIFFSIIPIISLFIMIVGLGLILSVACVYYTDIGHLWSVISMMLLYASAVFYPMDIIPQPFRGYIMLNPLYWVIDQFRCFVYKGIVPNGISLINSLFLSLIILICGIIIFKKYENKVVTKF, from the coding sequence AAGAAATTGTTAAAAAAAATTTTTCATCTAAATATAAGGATTCTGTTTTAGGAATCTTGTGGACAATTTTAAGTCCATTATTGATGATGGCTTTGTTTACAATTATATTTTCTACAATTTTTGGAGGCACTATAGATAATTTTGCTGTTTATTTCTTGTGTGGATGGTGTTTATTTCAATTTTTCAATTCATCTATATCCTCATCAATGAATGCACTAAAAGGAAATAAACCTATTTTACAGAGAACTCCTGCTCCAAAATATATTTTTGTATTAGGTAGCATTTTATCAGAATTTTTAAATTTTTTAATAATGTTAATTCTTTTAGTAGTTATATTGTTTATTACAAATGCTACATTTCATTTCCCTATCATATTCTTTTCTATTATTCCGATTATATCACTATTTATCATGATTGTTGGGTTGGGTTTAATATTATCCGTAGCCTGTGTGTACTATACTGATATTGGGCATTTATGGTCTGTTATATCAATGATGTTGTTGTATGCTTCTGCAGTTTTTTATCCAATGGATATTATTCCACAACCTTTTAGAGGATATATTATGTTAAATCCGTTATATTGGGTCATTGATCAGTTTAGATGCTTTGTTTATAAAGGAATTGTCCCAAATGGAATTAGTTTAATAAATTCTTTATTTCTCTCTTTGATAATCCTAATTTGCGGAATTATTATATTTAAAAAATATGAAAATAAAGTTGTTACTAAGTTTTAG